From Candidatus Limnocylindrales bacterium, the proteins below share one genomic window:
- a CDS encoding amidohydrolase family protein, with protein sequence MDNYLINENGFLNPFSSPKEAMIVDGHTHVWRYPEHLSDEFVYDASHVGGIPGGQQEKINPIMNINLDDHWKAMEPVDKAIVVAFKSNHLKVHVPNEYVAQYVQIHPDKLIGFASVDPHDPDPIAEIEHAVEDLGLKGLKLSPIYQNVPPTDPGLLRIFGKAEKLGLPVLIHQGATFPRRVNLKNALPVLLEDVALQFPDLKMVIAHLGHPWEVDTLVLIRKQPNLYADISALYYRPWQLYNSLILAMEYGVTHKLIFGSDYPFTTPASTIRALYELNNLVEGTRLPKIPKEVLDGIIYRDSLALLNLTVP encoded by the coding sequence TTGGATAACTACCTGATTAATGAAAACGGGTTTCTCAATCCTTTTTCCAGTCCAAAAGAAGCTATGATTGTGGATGGTCACACCCATGTTTGGAGATATCCCGAGCACTTAAGCGATGAATTTGTCTACGATGCTTCCCATGTCGGTGGGATTCCTGGAGGACAACAAGAAAAGATAAACCCCATTATGAATATAAACCTGGACGATCACTGGAAGGCCATGGAGCCGGTAGACAAAGCCATTGTAGTGGCTTTTAAAAGTAATCATTTAAAGGTCCATGTGCCCAATGAATATGTGGCTCAGTACGTGCAAATACATCCAGATAAGCTTATCGGTTTTGCCTCGGTAGATCCCCACGATCCAGATCCTATAGCAGAGATAGAACATGCGGTTGAAGATCTGGGTCTCAAGGGGCTTAAGCTCTCCCCTATTTATCAAAATGTCCCTCCAACGGATCCCGGCCTGCTCCGAATTTTTGGAAAAGCCGAAAAACTGGGATTACCTGTTCTTATCCACCAAGGAGCTACTTTTCCCAGGCGGGTTAATCTCAAAAATGCCCTTCCAGTTCTCCTGGAAGACGTTGCACTTCAGTTTCCCGACTTGAAGATGGTTATTGCCCACTTGGGTCATCCCTGGGAAGTAGATACCCTTGTTTTAATCCGAAAGCAGCCGAATCTCTATGCGGATATCTCAGCCCTTTATTATCGCCCCTGGCAGCTTTACAATTCCCTGATATTAGCCATGGAATACGGGGTGACCCACAAGTTAATATTTGGCTCCGATTATCCCTTCACTACCCCGGCCAGTACCATCCGGGCTCTCTATGAACTTAACAACCTGGTGGAGGGGACCCGATTGCCTAAAATACCCAAAGAAGTGCTGGATGGAATTATCTATCGGGATAGTCTGGCCCTTCTGAATCTTACTGTTCCATAA
- a CDS encoding MaoC/PaaZ C-terminal domain-containing protein, translating to MKNLIYEEIEVGEDLGPYQHPLTKQLVQKYCAAIDSTYPWQILENSTPIPVVPPTLIGNLSFRLLETKFYRQPGTIHASQEMKFFRPIRLDRKLFSRGRMLDKYIKRGKRWVVYEAYFYHEDEQDLGYSRITEVLPGFVREPEEHRNPIEPRDAQTPRRMNFELPSTSQGISAPGTVLGPVIRKITQEKMTAYSEDSQTAQRGISIHIHEEVARKAGLKGTVAQGLMFVDYISELMAQTFGMGWIQHGELSVKFIASVYAGDEITARGVVKEQVIEGTYPRTLVEVWCENQAGQKVTVGIASAINPQP from the coding sequence ATGAAAAACCTTATCTATGAAGAGATTGAAGTTGGAGAGGACCTGGGTCCTTACCAGCATCCTTTAACCAAACAACTGGTTCAAAAATACTGTGCCGCCATAGATAGTACTTATCCCTGGCAGATCCTCGAGAACTCTACGCCCATCCCTGTTGTTCCCCCTACCCTGATAGGTAATCTTTCTTTTCGTCTACTTGAAACCAAATTTTATCGACAACCTGGAACCATCCATGCAAGTCAGGAGATGAAGTTTTTCCGTCCCATTCGCCTGGATCGTAAGCTTTTCTCCAGGGGAAGAATGTTGGATAAATATATAAAACGGGGTAAGCGATGGGTGGTCTATGAAGCTTATTTTTACCATGAAGACGAGCAGGACTTGGGATACAGTCGGATAACCGAGGTTCTACCTGGCTTTGTCAGGGAGCCAGAAGAACATAGAAACCCTATCGAACCCAGGGACGCCCAGACGCCGAGACGCATGAATTTCGAGCTACCCTCCACGTCCCAGGGTATTTCGGCTCCGGGTACCGTTCTCGGACCCGTTATTCGAAAGATCACCCAGGAAAAAATGACCGCCTACTCCGAGGATAGCCAGACCGCCCAACGAGGTATTTCCATTCATATCCACGAAGAAGTAGCCCGGAAAGCAGGTTTAAAAGGAACTGTGGCCCAGGGTCTTATGTTTGTGGATTACATTTCGGAATTGATGGCCCAAACCTTCGGAATGGGTTGGATCCAGCATGGAGAGCTTTCTGTTAAATTTATTGCATCGGTTTATGCTGGTGATGAAATTACAGCCAGGGGAGTGGTTAAGGAACAAGTTATCGAAGGCACATATCCCCGGACCCTGGTTGAAGTCTGGTGCGAGAATCAGGCAGGACAAAAGGTAACCGTAGGAATTGCCAGTGCCATCAACCCTCAACCATGA